The Ananas comosus cultivar F153 linkage group 4, ASM154086v1, whole genome shotgun sequence region GCCCAGTGGATCGATAACTAGTTGAGTACGGATTTGTGGAATTTCTCTACTCAAATCTTTTTCATTGTTTCTCTGATTAGCTAATAAGAAATTAGGCTTCTTTTGCGCATGTGGAGCTTCTATGATAGTGCTAATTGAGTACAGCTCTTCCGAGAAGGGGTAccaattttcattttcatctcCTCAACTTCTTCCTACTGTAGTGTAGTAGAAGCCCGAGCTTCACAGTGAAGCTTCTTCTTTTGAAATCCAATTTCAAAAGCTCTCGTTTTAACTTCTTGTTATAGCAAAATCTatagacctttttttttaaatttcgcGTAATGATAGGTATATGAACGTTCCTACATTAtcgaaaaaaagaaagttgctTTAGAAGCCAGGCCAAACAAGTCATTCTGATCTACTAaccaatataattaaaatatgctTATTGTGCGCCTACTATGTTCACTTGTAAGATAATTATATTTAGTAGTTAGTAGCTAGTTTATTAGGCTCTTGGGAATATTTATTAGTGAATGTTGCACTCCAACACGCCTGTTTACTCCGTATATACACTATGGTGTGGAAGCAAGTTATGGGATTTTGGTATAAGCAGGAAGATCCCAATTCATGCGGAGTACAAGGTGAGCGGATGTTAGAGGTCACTTGATTTGTGGGGGCCAAACTTCAACATCTCTTGCTATTCTTTTATAAAGGTCACTGCTAAGTGGTTCCTTAGTGCAGATATACTAGGCATtgcttttgttcttttctttaaatatttaaatgtatTCTAAAAGCTGAGGAGTTCCACTTCTACTCCGttaaactaattttttcaaTCTTTCTCCATTAGTTCTGCTTTTAGACCTCCTGAGTATGCTGTATCATCTTAGCACTATACCTTTGTCCTTTACCTGGGCTAATATTCACGACATCCTccttaaaataattataaaatcatTTTGCACATCTTATATTTAAAGCATGAGAAATTCCCATCATCAGTCTGAAgaaatactaaaataatttcAGATCCTACAAGTGTACTTGTTTGATTTTggaatatatcttttttttctcttgtgaTGGAGTTCCCCTTTCCTTGTTAAGACATTGGCCTCTTTGGAAGTTCATGGGTGCAATTTGTCATGCTTTGCAACTAAGATATGCAAAGTAATGGTAAGCCTACGAAGAAAAACAGATCTCTTGCATTATAACCTTCTCTTATATAATATGGCCGTAAAAAATAACTAGGGTATTCTTAGATTTTTGGTTTCAGAATACAGCTTAGGCAGATTAAGCTATCAGATCTAAACATGTAATAGAATAGCCTTCTGATGTTATCTAGGACTTCCAAACAAAGTCGGTATGCTTGTACCCTCCACACTAATTTGATACTTATTCCTGGGTACAGTACCTAACTGCATGCATCAGTTTTTGCACTGCATTTTGCCTTACAAAAGCGTATAGAAAAAGAAACCTTTGCTTCTCCTCTGTAAGTACATCTTATTGATTAATTAACTGGACATGGTGTTTCTGTTTGCAGGCTGGTTTTGGCTTGGGAACTGTGGGTTACATGTGCATTATGTTCGCGGTGACTACGCCAATGGGAATTGTTTTGGGCATGATAATTTTCTATTTGACAGGCTACGATGACAGCAACCCTAATGCCCTTATACTAGAAGGGCTTTTGGGTTCTCTCTCTTCTGGAATTCTTGTTTATATGGCGCTTGTTGATCTTATTGCCTTAGATTTCTTCCACAATAAAACAATGTCTTCGAGTCCTCGGTTAAAAAAGGCTTCATACATAGCTTTAGTGCTCGGATCTGCTTCAATGTCGGTACTCGCACTTTGGgcataatttatagtaaaatgcAATCGTTGGAATTGTAGAAACAATTACTGAGCTCCTCCTTTTGGTAAGGTAAAGATGAAGATTGTTAATGAAAATACTATTAGGAACATTGACATTACATTGTTGTGCTTTGTACATCTGTGTTTCCTAATagcttgaaaattttaatttaagttgttTAATTTCTACTGCCTGCAACTAAGATATTATAGTTTGCCGTTGATTGTTGTTTAGAATGTTTGTTTTTGCTgcggtcttttttttttctgaaaaatagaaaatcagaTAATAAATGGAGGAGAACAAAGGTACTTCTTTAATTGCTTCCTAGATTACCTTTCATGGAAAAGAAATACAATTGCTTGTGTGTGGTAGAGTATCTTCATTTCCACTAAATTTTACACGGTGAACTATTGCTTGATTTGAGCTATAGAATAAGGTTGCTTCAGCAAATGATATGCCAATTTGAAGTGTTTCCTAGCTGTTTCCTATGCATGACAATCtgagcttttttcttttctttaattttcctTTCCTGTTCACATAAATGCTTAACTAAAATCAGCTGCATTTATTAATACGAGATTCCTAAAATCATTAAGGATATCTCAGTACAAGTCAAGCCAAGAGTAGCAAGAACAGTACATTCCACCTTTGAATAAATAAAGCACTAATTCATAATATCTCATCGAATTGGAAGAGGACTCATCAAGCCAACTTGTTAGTTGGCTTAGTGTCAGAGTGCACCATTactctaaataaaatataaatgtggAAGGCTACTTTACACCTTGATTGAGACTGCACTAAAATATAGAAGCGAAGAAGCCAATTCCAAGATGTACGCTGGCTCAATTTTCATGGTTCAAAGGTATAAAACAAGATCGTTATATACATGTAATCAGTTTCAATGTTGTACATAAGCTTGCTGCTAATATTGGTATACAGTTAACCTGCTGGGAGAGTATGGAAAAGCAAGGCAGAGGACGAGAAAAGATGGATCTTTATATCCAAAAATATTCGGAGAATTTTGGACTTGGTTTGCAACGGCACAAACAGGACGTTTCCTAGAGCTTAAGATACACACTCTTATGAACTCTTCTTGTTCTTTTTAACCAACTCTTTAAGATTAGTCGCCATCTCCAGCCACAAACTGAAATGAGCTCGTACGCATCAAAATCAGAAGCTTCTGCTTGGAGCTTTTGCTTCGAGCATTGGAGAGGCAAATTTTCATACTAGAGCTTCTTCAAACAACTCAACATTGAActtttaaaaaagaatgattAATTCTATTAAGTAAATGTGTTCCCCACCATTTCAATTGGGGATCATCTTATTATTCTTTACGTATGACTATGTACAAAGTATCAAGACCCATCATCAAAACTTAGGACAAGAGCACTCCACATGATGTATCACCACCTTATCTTCATGAATCTCCAACCCAGTACAGAATACACAGAACTTCCTATTTTCCTCTTCCTCCATCGAATCCGCGTCATCATCTCCTTCCTCAGTCCCTACCCTCCCATCCCCACAAGTTTCACAGAGCCACAACGGCAATACAGCCAAAAGCATTCTATCCACATACTTATTAAACCATCTCTTCCCTTTGCTCCACACCATTAATGGCCCGACCACTATCGCCAAACCCCCACCGTATCCTATGCCTGCAGATATAAATTGCCAATTCAATTCAATAGACTTTGAGTTCAAAGCTTGATCACGCGCTGTTCTTGATGAGTTGCATTGCCTCGTTAATGGCTGCCCGCATAATCCTGGATTACCCAGAAAGGAAAGGTTTGAGAATGTAGGGAATTGATGGTACTGTGGAATTCCCCCCACCAAGTTGTTGTATGAGAGgttaagagaagagagaaatgtAAGCAAGGCAAGCGTTTGAGGAATTTCCCCGGAAAGATTATTCGAAGATAGGTCCAGTGATTCAAGCTGTGAAAGGTTCCCTATTTGAGAAGGGATTTCACCACTGAAGGAGTTGTGCGAAATGTTCAGCAAATAGAGCATCTTGAGCTCTCCGACCGATTCGGGAATACCGCCTTCAAACCCGTTGTTAGATAGATCAAGCGAAGTGAAGACGGTCAGGATCTTTACAAGTGTAATATCCAGTCCTTTGAATGTCACAGTCACCGAATCCTCATAGTACGACTTGGTGTAGTTCAGATAGCTGAATCCAACTGTGAATTGTTTATCTTCAGAACCGACTTTCATTGCCGTCAGATCTGAGAAGCAATCCGACGGTAACATACCATTGAAGCTGTTTGATGAAATGTCGAATATTTGTAGCATTGGAAATGGAGAGTTTCTTCCTGTGGTTGAAGTAGGATGCGCTGCAGGACCATAGAATCCATTTGATCTAAGAACAAGGACCTGAAGTGCAGAGAGTTCACGTAACCAATATGGAAAGGAGTCAACAATTTGATTGTTCCCAATGTCAAGAACCTCTAACATCCGacagttggcgagagattgcgGCAGCTTCCCTTCTAACATGTTACTGCTGAGATTTATAGTTCGAAGCTCACATCCTCCGCTAACATCCTGAGGCAAGGTACCAGTTAGCTGATTAGCTCCTAGATTTAATATCCGCAGATCACCACTGTTTCCTTTCAGGAGACAAGAAGGCATTGAACCACTAAAACCATTATAGGAAAGATCGAGGACTTGCAGATAGGTTGCATTGCAAAATGAAGCCGGGATTTCTCCGGTTAATCTGTTATGGGACACCGAGAAGAAGATGGTGACGTTAAGGTATGATGGGAAGCTAAAAGGAATAGACGAACTGAAGTTGTTGTATGAATAATCTAAGATGATAATGTTCGGTGGAGGGAAGGGAACCGATCCTTGAAGCATGTTAGAATGGATATCAAGGGTCATTAAAGGGATCGAGGAAAGATCAGTAAGACCTTCTACACTAGTAAACATATTGTGAGAGAGGTTTAAATATGTCCAGCTCTCCATTCCGATACTCCATATCCAACTGGGTATAGCACCAGAAATCTTGTTGTTGGAGAGGTCTAAATCGCTTATTACATCCTGGTATCTCAAGAAAGTAGGGATCTTCAATAGATAGCAGGACGCCAACTTCAATGTGCTTATCTTTGGAAACGAATCGAATGAACTATTGTCATCGCCATCTACAACTATGATCATATTATTTGAGAGATCCAACTTGGAGAGATTCCTCATGCTCCGAAGAATATCAAGGGCCAACGTGCCACTAAAGTTGTTTGATGCAAGTGAGAGAACACTAAGTCCTGAGAGCTGGGACACAGATTGTGGGATAATTCCTTGAAGATTATTATAGCTTAGGTCGATAGTTGCTAACGATGAAGATGCATTTGAAATCCCCGCGAGAATACCTGAGAGTTGGTTCTGGGAAAGCTGCAGAAGCTGCAAAGAAGGGATAGCAAACAGAGAGCCAGGAATCGGCCCGGTCAGTGAATTGTTCCGTAGGTCAATCTTGGTTAGCTTACGCAGCCCCGCATAATCATCAGAGGGAGGTATTGATCCACTCAGACTATTATGAGCCAAGTTAATCTCCGAAATCATCGGCCATTGCCCGAAAGAAGGGATCCGACCACTGAAATTATTAAAGGAAAGATCCAAATGCACAAGCTGGGTAAGATTAGCGACCGACGCCGGTATTGATCCGGAGAAACCGCATTCCGATAGCTCCAATCTTGTTAGTGACTTGAGATTACCGATCGAATCCGGTAAATTCCCTGAAAAGTTCGTGCTTGATAGCACTAAACTCTCCAAAACACTATCTTTTGGGAAATCCGGCAACCACCCGGACAGCAAAGGATTGGCCGACACATCGAGAACCGTCAAATTTCTCAATTGCAATATCCTGTCAGGGAAGACACCTTTAAGCCCACAGGAACTCAACCGAAGCACGCCCAGTGAAGAGAAGTTTGTGAAGAAGAACTCGGGCAACGGGGAGCTCAAGTTATTCTGATCAAGGCGGAGTTTTGATAACCACCGGAGGCGCAAGAGGGACGGGTTGAGAGGACCCGCAAGAGAGCACCCCGAAAGGCTCAGCTCGCGAAGTCCGGGGGCCGACGCCGCCACCGCGCCGCACCATCCGGGCCCGTCGGCGGCGATTTCAACGCCATCGAGGTAGAGGAATTGGAGGCGGCCGAGATTGGCAATGAGGGTCCGGAGAGTCGGGTCTCGGAGGTAAAGGGAGGAGTTTGGGCGCTCGTTGAGGTAGAAGGTGGAGAGGTCGAGGGAGACCAAATTGGAGAGGCGAGAGATGCTCGCGGGGACCTGGCCGACGAAGCCCGAATTGGAGAGGTTGAGGCGGGTGAGATTGGCTAGGGCTTCGAACCCGAGCTGCGGGAGGGGAATTTGGTCGAACAGGTTATAGGCGAGGTTGAGGGAGCGGAGCGAGGTGAGGTTGAAGAGCGCGGGGAAGTAAAGCTCACCGGCGATGGATCGGCCGCTCAGGTCGAGGGCGGTGACGCGACCGGAGACGGGGTCGCATTCGACCCCGCCCCAGGCGCAGCAGTCGGTGCCGGCGACCCAGGAGGTGAGGCTACCGCCGGAGAAGCGCCGCTTCAGTTGGAGGAGGGAGGCGAACTGGTCGCGGAGGCACAGGGCGGTGACGGCTCCGGCGGAGGAGAATGCGAAGAGGAGGAGGGTGAGGATGAGGAAGAGGGGGTTGGGGGGGCGGTGACGAGAACTCATTGCGTAGCGGggtgcggaggaggaggaggaggaggaggaggaggaggggatttAGGGTTTGCGAAGGCCATGTAGGAGGAGGCGGTGGTGGCCATGTATGTActggaaaagagagagagagagagagagagagagagagagagagaagcgagGAGGACGTGAGCAAGTAGAGAGAAGAAAGCGCGTTATCTCCCGTCGTGCTCGGAGAGGGCTTAATTGACAACGTCATTGGTGTGAACGCGTTCCTTACACCGGGGGTCGTCATTAATTTGGTAATGcatcatttttatatataattttgaaatttttaaaaatatttataatttttttaatgtttataaAATTAAGCAGTTTGTAACCGTCCCAGTATGTGGCTGCATATTTTTTCGGTGGCCATTAACATTCAcgttttaaattataatataagatgaagaaaaaatctaaagcgcattttaatttttttaaagaatttttggGCGACATTGCTGGACTGTATCTCGATTATACGAACAGATTACATTAAGTATTAATAAGAAAGTACGAtaaagtaatttatttattttataaaggaatattatattttgaatatgcAATCCtactaaaaaatagaaaaaatatctCATAATTTTTCTCTCAACTTCATTTTGTTTATTAGCGAAGCAAATCTAAGTgtcatgtttatttttattataattaataaataggaattgaaaaaaaaaatattatacctgAAAATGGAAAGTTCTAATTTGGTTTTTCCTCTTTCatctaaaaatatcataaagataaatttttatataatatgtttttCCTAAATAGATTACTATTTAAACTTAGTTTGAAATTCCAAGAAAAAAGCATTATgtacacaaaaataaataacaaataaaagttaattttatttattttaaaaagaatatcaCATTCGCTTGTCAAGCAATGATCTGATTACATTATAATTTGGGttaatattattagaaaataaactatGCACTTATTTTTACatcttttatcttcttctttttttaactaaCAATCACGCTAGACATGTTGTAAATAAAAAAGCTATAGACAAGCTATTGTACTCTTACATATAATAAACGTACTTGTAGAAACTGTTTAGTTTGACCCAGTCcgctaaagcaagtggcaaaggatttagtGGCATGGtaccgagatcccaagttcgaaatcctaattgattcatattttcactagtttttttctaattaaaataaacaaagcgaagagtgtgctacttatctctaaaaaaaaataaaaaaataaaaactgtttTAGTTTGTTATATAGTTATTAATTGTAATGCGGTTGTAAATGCAGTTGTAATTACGATGAATTAGTT contains the following coding sequences:
- the LOC109709178 gene encoding receptor-like protein 12 — translated: MSSRHRPPNPLFLILTLLLFAFSSAGAVTALCLRDQFASLLQLKRRFSGGSLTSWVAGTDCCAWGGVECDPVSGRVTALDLSGRSIAGELYFPALFNLTSLRSLNLAYNLFDQIPLPQLGFEALANLTRLNLSNSGFVGQVPASISRLSNLVSLDLSTFYLNERPNSSLYLRDPTLRTLIANLGRLQFLYLDGVEIAADGPGWCGAVAASAPGLRELSLSGCSLAGPLNPSLLRLRWLSKLRLDQNNLSSPLPEFFFTNFSSLGVLRLSSCGLKGVFPDRILQLRNLTVLDVSANPLLSGWLPDFPKDSVLESLVLSSTNFSGNLPDSIGNLKSLTRLELSECGFSGSIPASVANLTQLVHLDLSFNNFSGRIPSFGQWPMISEINLAHNSLSGSIPPSDDYAGLRKLTKIDLRNNSLTGPIPGSLFAIPSLQLLQLSQNQLSGILAGISNASSSLATIDLSYNNLQGIIPQSVSQLSGLSVLSLASNNFSGTLALDILRSMRNLSKLDLSNNMIIVVDGDDNSSFDSFPKISTLKLASCYLLKIPTFLRYQDVISDLDLSNNKISGAIPSWIWSIGMESWTYLNLSHNMFTSVEGLTDLSSIPLMTLDIHSNMLQGSVPFPPPNIIILDYSYNNFSSSIPFSFPSYLNVTIFFSVSHNRLTGEIPASFCNATYLQVLDLSYNGFSGSMPSCLLKGNSGDLRILNLGANQLTGTLPQDVSGGCELRTINLSSNMLEGKLPQSLANCRMLEVLDIGNNQIVDSFPYWLRELSALQVLVLRSNGFYGPAAHPTSTTGRNSPFPMLQIFDISSNSFNGMLPSDCFSDLTAMKVGSEDKQFTVGFSYLNYTKSYYEDSVTVTFKGLDITLVKILTVFTSLDLSNNGFEGGIPESVGELKMLYLLNISHNSFSGEIPSQIGNLSQLESLDLSSNNLSGEIPQTLALLTFLSSLNLSYNNLVGGIPQYHQFPTFSNLSFLGNPGLCGQPLTRQCNSSRTARDQALNSKSIELNWQFISAGIGYGGGLAIVVGPLMVWSKGKRWFNKYVDRMLLAVLPLWLCETCGDGRVGTEEGDDDADSMEEEENRKFCVFCTGLEIHEDKVVIHHVECSCPKF